The following is a genomic window from Nguyenibacter vanlangensis.
TGTCACGTACGATGGCTTCGGTGAACAGATGCGGCGTCGTCGAGGTCCCGATCAGGATGGTCGGATGCACGGCCTTCACGACCGTCGCGAGATCGATGATGCCGGGGGCCGAGGCGATCTTGGCGCGAAGCCCGGCCATGGCCGGCCAGCGCGTTTCCGTCGCGGGCAACGTTTCGCACGGCGTCCGTGGATACTGCGCGATTTCCGCCTCCGGTCGCGCGTAATCCCTCTGGAAATCAAGCAGGTCGTCGCCCATGCCATCGGTCAGCAGACCAGGAAGATCCACCAGCCAGATCCGTCGCACGGCGTCTTGCCGGCCCACCCCGTGACGGACCATCTGGTCGCGGATCTGATCGGCGATGCCGACACCCGCCGTCCCGGCCCCGAGGATGACCACGCGCTGATCGGCCCATGACGCCCCGCTGCGTTCGACGGCGTTGATCAGGGCGCCCAGAACGATGGCTCCCGTGCCCTGTACGTCATCGTTGAAGGTCGGAACGGTGTTCCGATAACGATCCAGGATGCGACGCACATTGGTCGAACCGAAATCTTCCCAGTGCAGCATGGCCTTCGGGAACAGCTTTCGTGCCGCGGTGACATAGGCGTCGATGAACGCATCATAGGCATCGCCGCGAACGCGACTGTGCCGGTAGCCGATATAAAGCGGATCGTTCAGCAATTTTTCGTTGTCCGTCCCGACATCCAGAATCACCGGAACGACGCGATGCGGATCGACCCCCGCCGCCGCGGTGTAGACAGCCAGCTTACCGATCGAGATATCGATGCCGTTGGATCCCCAATCGCCTATACCGAGGATTTCCTCGGCATCGCTCGCGACGAGAAGATCGATATCGTCGGCCCCGGCACCGAACGCCGCCAGCCTTTCCTCGACGCTGTCGGGATCGTCGATGCTGAGGAACACGCCGCGCGGCCGCGTCATCACCTCGCTGTAATTCTCGATTGCCTCCCCGACGACCGGATCATACACGACGGGCAGCATGTCCATCATATGCCGCTGCAGAAGCGCATAGAACAGCGTGACGTTGTCGTCGTGCAGGCGCCACATGTAGATATGCTTCGCCAGATCCGTCGGCGCCGCTCTGTACGCCCGATAGGCGCGCGCAAGTTGGGGCTCCATATCCGTCGTGACGGCCGGCGGAAGCAGCCCGTTCAGGCCAAGCGCGGCCCGCTCCTGACGCGTGAACGCAGTGCCCTTGTTAAGGGCGGGATCACGCAGCACGTCATAACCGCGTGCCGTCGTCGCAATCCTGCGCCCCGCGCCGAAACCCGAGATCCGAGCCTGTCTGCTGAACATCTTGACCTCCTCGCCACTATGGTTGCCATCAGGCGATAGTCCAGTGAAGCGGTGCCGGGAACACGTTCGAACCTTGGACGAGCCCGCCTCACCCGGCAAGCCCGGCTCGCGTAATCCGTGTCCTTTCCGGACGTTCGCGTTTGCGTCATGCTGGGGGAGGGACAACGCGGCGGAACGACGCGACGCGCCGCGAGTGGCCGCGTGCCGGATATCGCCGGGTAGTTGAGGAAAAACAAGGGCTTGAATGGCTCAAAGTATCTATGAAACGACGCATGGTCAATTTAGGCCGTAGCCTCATAAGCGCGAAGCGACAGGCGCATTGAAGCCAGTTGGACCATGGCCAGGAAGTTGGCGGCAGTTTGTCGTAGCGAGTGGCAACGCGACGGAAGTGCTTCAGCTTGGAGAAAAAGCGCTCAATAAGATTGCGCTCGCGGTAGAGCCGCTTGCTGAAGCACGGCTTCCAGCGCCGGCTGCTCTTTGGAGGGATGTTGGGCGTGGCCCCCTGCTCTTGGATCAGTTCGCGGATGCGGTCGGCGTCATAGGCTTTGTCAGCCAACACGATGGTGCGAGGTCCCAGATGATCGAGAAGCGTATCGACGATCTGTCCGTCATGCGCCTGCCCAGCAGTGAGACCGAGTCGGATCGGAAGTCCTTGCGCGTCTGCCACAACATGGATTTTGGGCGTAAGCCCGCCGCGTGATCGACCAAGACAATGATCTCGATCCCCCTTTTTGCCGTCGCGGCCTGCTGATGAGCGCGAACGCAGGTGCTGTCGATCATCTGGATATTGGGACCGTCCGCCCCCAATGCCTGACAGCCTCTGCGCCAGTCAACGAATGCGCTGAAGGCCCCTCATCTCGCCATGGTAATTTCCGTTTTGACGGAATTGGCGATAAAACACTGTTCATGCGCTAGATGATGCAGTTCCGCCTGCATTTCGGCGGTCGGCGGCTCTCCCGCATAGATGATGGTCGGATTCAGTTCGACGCGGCTGACAATCATCTTTCCGTCGACCTTCTCCATCACGCCGGTCGCATTGTCGGTATAGCTTTCTACAACGATCCGCTTGGGAGCCGCGATGGAGAGAAACCACAACATGTGACAGCTCGAAATTGCCGCGATGTAGGCCTCTTCCGGATCGACATTGGCCTCGACCGAATAAGGAAGCGGAACGATATGCGGCGAAGCCGATGCCGGCACGACCTGTCCGCCGTCAAAGCGCCAAATGTGAGCGCGGCTGTAGCGCTTGTCGGTGAAGATCGCTCCGTCGCGATCCCAATTTACCTCAACGGTCATTTTCATGATCGATCCTTTGTCGGCTTGGAAAGAAGTCTTGCCGTCGTCTGAGTGAGATGACGGCGCAAATGCTGGGCTGCAGCTTCGAAATCGCGCTTCGCACATGCGGCGACGATTGCCGCGTGCTCCTCGAAAAAATTGATGCGCTCTTCGGCGCCGGGCTGCTGGTGCATCGTCGACCGACGCGATTCCCGGCGGAGCGTCGTTATCGTCCGAAGCAAGCGCGTATTCTCACATCCGCTGTACAGGGTGAGATGAAACTGCTGGTCGAGTTCCAGAATCTGTAACGGGTCGTACTCAGAGCTCAGCTCATCGTTAAGCCTTTCAGCCTTCCGCAGGGCAGAGAGCGAAAGAGACGGAAGCGATTGCTCCAGGGCAGCGACCTCCAGAATAGCTCGAAGGTCGCAAAGCTCGGCCGATTCCCGCTCTGAGAGTATGGCGACCGCTAGGCTTCGATCAGGGCGCCGTACGACCAGACCGCTCCCGAGTAATCGGTCCAGAGCTTGCCTGACGGGTTGGCGGCTGACACCGAAACGTTCGGCGATCAACTCCTGCTTGAGCACGACGCCCGGCGCCAGTTCGCCCGACTCGATCTCATCCTGAAGCTCGCTGAAAATCGACTTTGGATCCATGGATCCAAGTTAGCGCGAGCCTTCCGCCTGGGTCAAGCCCCTATCCCGATGGCAAGCACCAGTGTCAGCAAAGCCAGCATTTGCCGTCACGCTGGCTTGAGTGGATTATTGTCTGGGCCGGCAAGCGACACCGGTTGCGGCATTCAGATGTCCAGGTATGGATGGCTCTTGAATGCCCGCTTCCCGTCCATCTCGGCCGTTCCGATTTATGGGTTCACGACCTAAATCGCATTGAGATGATTATTCCATTCAATATCATTGGATAGCGCCTTTTGTAATATTTCTCTTAGAATAATGGTATCTATTGTTTCCACCTGATGCCAATCAATGGATTCGTACTGGTCTCGGGTAATGTCGGGTTCGGTCGTCATTTCGATCTCTTTAATCCACCACCGAACTATTTTTACGTATATGGAGAAAATAAAGAGGACATCAGAAAGCGTCAGAGGGAGTTTGCGATCATCTGCAAGTATCAGAAGAAGTTCATGTCCAATTTCATTCCTGATAGTATAGAGTCGTTCTATCTCATTCAATTCGCCCAGGTCGATTGCATTGGCATCACAAAACCAGTGTAGGGCGGCCCGAAAGGCCTTGTTGCTATGCTGACCATCTTTCCCGCTCCCGGTTTCCCGAATCAATCGTTTGAATTCGTTCCCTCGTATGTAGCATAACTCACCATTGCTGATTTCGATATGCTGCGAAAAGAAACCATCCACCCGATCAATAGTGTATTTTTTGAATCTTTCGAAAGTCGTCAAAATAAGCCCGGCTAGTACAAATTGTCGGCGGACGTTTGTACCGTCGTCGGTGAACACACTGTTCAGTTTTGTAAACTTATTGGAATGATCCGGCATCATTATTCAATCATGCATCAATCTTATGGGGGGATGTATTTCCTCTTAAACTTCGCATCACGAAATTTGTCCGATCTTCGACGGGTGTCCGAGGAAGCTCCCTCAAGGTATAGCCATAATGTTGATAAGTTTCGATCATAACGTCATAGGTAGCGCTGGATTCTTCGAAGGTCTGCTTTCGTTCGGCGTCCTGAGTGTAAATTTCCGCCCACGGCGGGGCAATGAATACCTGTTGATAACGGAAGCGTCGCGCCGCAGTATCAAGGTGGGATGGAACGGGAAGATCGCACAGGCGGAGATATCCGATGACATCTGGGATGCCGCGATCGAACAGGATATGTCCATTCCGTCTGGATGCCTCATGCCAGGAGCGTAGCTCCCAGCTTAGCATCAATTCAGCGAAAGCGTGGCGGTTCCGCCATGGGAGCGCTGTGCCGCCGATTTCGATCTGATCTCTGATGATGGCGCGTCCCGCTTCCGGCATATGAGGAATGCCTTGCCGAGCCAGAGCCTTGAGCAGCGTTGTCTTGCCGGAACCGGGGCCACCCGTCACGACATGGAAGCATGTGTCGAACGACGCACTCTTATGGCAGTGGGACTCAAGGTGCTGATTGACAAAAGCTGTCATGCCTGCGCTCCTCGCCGTCCTACGACGCGCGCGAACCAGGCGTGCAGGGCAGCAGCTTCTTCCAGCAATGCCAGCTTCAGGCGGTCGCGGGCAAAATTCAAGGTGACGAACGCCGTGATGTCGACGATCGAGAAGGCATCGCCGGCGACATAGGGTACGTCGCGCAACCGAATGTTCAGGTCGGCCATGAAATCGGCCAGCCTCTGGCGTCCGCGGGCGGCAAGCTCCGGGATTTGCGCATAGCCATGCGGTCCAACGAGCGCACGCCCCGCCAACCCTGGCAGGCTGTTTCGCACCGCTTCCATCGCGGCGAGATAGCCGTCGATTTCCATGCGCCGGTCCCACATGCCGATGACGGCGCGCTGTTCTGCCGTGTCACCCATCAGAGGAGGATCGGGGTGCAATTCTTCCAGATACCGGCAAATGACGGTCACCTCGCTGATCGCGGTGCCGTCGTCCAGTTCCAGTACAGGCACGGTGCAGGAAGGGTTGAGGACACGGAATGTGGACGCGAACTGCTCGCGCTTGGCCAGATCGACCGTGACGGTCGGGATCGTCAGTCCCTTCTCGGCGACGAAGAAGCGTACACGCCGTGGATTGGGGGCGGTGGGGTAATCGTAGAGCTTCATGGCAATGCCGCCCGTCGATGGTGACGGGACGGAGACTCTGATCGATCCCGGATGGCCGTGAGCATACGGCGGCGGATCAGGCCACTGACCGGACGGATCAGATACCAGTAGGGCGCGAAATGGTGCCTGGCCCGGTCTGTGACGCAAAGCACGCGGGTTTCCGTCACCAGTCGGTTGGTGCTCCCCGGACCCGACTGGATGGAGAAGCCAAGGGCAAGCTTGCAGACGTCGTCATCCCGAGAGGAGAGAAAGGCATCCGTCGAGGGGATGTCGCGCAGCCCGTAATCCGCCTGCCAGAACGAGCCGATGAGGCCATAGATCAGTGCCGTGTCGCCCCGCCGTTCCAGCACCGTGAAGTCGGCGAGGTCCAGATTCTGTTGCCGCGCGCGACCGAACAGCCGGGTGGGCGTCTCCCGCAGGCGGATGGCGGCGCGAACCAGCGGATCGTCCTCGTTCCGCCAGAGGGTCACCGCGTTCATGATTCGACTGGCCGGGGCACAGATATCCATGCAATGTCGCTCGCTGAAATCGAAGCGCGGCAGGAAATCGTCCAACGGGTTCAGTAGGATCATGAATTCTGTCTACCCAGAATGACGGAACGGTGAATTTCATCGGTCAATTCGTTGTTGATCTTGACGAGCTTGTGGATCTCGTCGGTGAGCCGAAGGACCGCCTCAGTATCCTGAAATGTTTGCAACGCCTGCTTGTCGGAGGCCTTCGTTAGGACCTGCTGCCCGACCATAACAACCGAAAGCAGGACCAACTGCAAAAAGGTCTGCGATATCCAGGAAACAAGCGCGAACGCACCCTGGTGAATGGCCTCGGGCAAGCTGACCAGCGCCAACGCGGCAAATGCGTAGGCGCAACACATCGACCCGACGATCCTTGTTATGAAGGCCGCCAACTTCCCATTGAAACCCACGGACCCGTTGTCCACCACGGGGACTCCCTCAATGCGATTTCGCACACTTCGTGGATTAGGAAGATGTTCCACGCGGCACGCCTCTGTCAGCTTCTCTCAAAATCCATGCGGGACCTCGGCTGGTCCCACATGCTCTTCGTATTTGTCGCTCGTCATATGGATTGGGTCAGGCGGGCGCGGGCACCTCGAATAGCGCGAGCCCCGCGCAGACCGTCTGGTACACGCCCATGACGGCAACGATGTCGAACAGGCCCGTTCTGCCAAAGACCTGCTCGGCGGACTGATACAGATCGTCATCGACACGGTGGCTGGTCGCAAGTTCGCGCGCGAGACGCGCGGCGATCGTTTCGTCGTCGCTCAAATCGTCAGGAATGCCGCCGGAGGCGATGACGGCGAGAGCCTTGTCGGACAGACCGGCTTCGCGCGCCACATGACCTCGGGCATAAAGCTCATACGTGGCGCCCCAGACCGCGCCGACCGTGATGATCACGATTTCTCGCACGCGCCTGGGAAGTGTCGTATTGGTTTCTTCGGCCTCCTGGAAAGCCGACAGCTTCGCCGTCACCTCGGGGTGCAGAAGGAAAAAGTTGAACGGGCCGATCAGGCTCCCGTCCTCCGTCGTCGCCTTGACTCCTATCTTGTCGGCAAAGACGATCCAGCTTTTCTGGAGCGTATCGTAAAGTTCCCGTTGCGCGTTGGTCATGGCCGCCGCGGGGACAAGCGGCAGCCGTCCGCCCAGTCCGTATTTTCCCGGGCCGTATTTTGTTTCGGTCATCGAGACTGGTCCTGTTTCGATCGTGATCGTATGGTATGTGCAGCGCTCAGCGCGACGCACCGTCTCAGGCGAATTCGACTCGGATTAACCGGGCCGGGCGAAGAACCCCGTCCGACGGGAGCTTGATTACGCCACCGTCGGTCGGGACGTAGGCGACGCGGCCATAATCATCAGGCCCGCGGCCCCAATCGATGCTGGTCGGGCCGATCAGGGCATCGGTAAAGGGGCTGCCGGCAGCGGCCTCCGAACCAGACGCGCCGGGCTCGAGCGACGCGCGTTCGATAATGTGATCGGGATGCCGCGTGATATAGGCGACGCCGCGCTTCTCATCGAGGCAGAGGTCATCCACGTTCGCGATATCCATGAGATGTTCAGGCTCGCCGACAGGTTCGAGCGTTACCGGATCGACCGCGACGCGCATGAATAGGCCCAGCGATGAGGTCGTATAATAAACATACCCGGTCTTGGGACCATACCGCAGGCCATTGATCCCGGGGAAAGGAACTTCCTGAGTCTCAGAAAACTTCACGGGCGGGTGTCCGCCGCCCGCGGCCATCGTGTCGTGCTTCAGCCAGACCCGCGCCGTGGCACCGGCGCCTCCATCCGTCAGATCAACGCGCCAGATCAGGCCCTCGACACAGTCGGCGACAAGCATCACGCCTGGGGCGAGCAGAGCGCTGCCGTTCGGACCGGCGGGCGGCTCGAATTGCAGAATCTTGGCGGGGGTCACCTTCTCACCCGGAGTCCAGCCGCGCAAGTCGAAACGGTGCAGGACCGCGTCGCCATAAGTGAAGACATAGAAAATGTCGGGCGCCGCCTCGACAAAGCTCTGCGCCAGTTGCGTCTTGTCGAAACTATGCAGCAGCAAGGGTTCGACGGGCAGGGGGCCGGTGGGGGCGGGCACATACCAAACTTCGCACTGGGGCGATGCGACGACCAGGATGGACCCATCGGCACGCACGACCAGATTCTCGGGCATGGTGTGCAACGGAAACTCGGCGATAGTCGTGATCTTCGCCGCAACGGAGCGCGTCATGTTCGTTCTCCCGTGAGATGCGCCATAACTGTAAGGCACCTTACAATTATGACGCAATGGTCCTGTTTTTGCAAGGAGCGATCGCTCTCATTCGGCGCGATCCGTCCAACCGTGAAATGCATGGCGGAACCTCATGGCGACAAGGCGCTATCATCGCGAGACGGAAGAACGATGACTATTCTTCATGGGGATGGGGTCGAGCTTTCCGATTCGTGGTGCGTGCCTGTATGCGGGCGAAGTCCCGTCTCTCGTGATTGTATCGCCCTGAATTGTCCATCAGTGGATAGAGGCGGGGGCGGCGCTCCGCCGCTTTCGATCGGGCGAAAGGAAGAAACAGAGCGGAACAACGCTGAAGGCGAGAAGCCCGATCATCATAAAGACCTCGTTATAGGCAAGGAGAGAGACCTGGCTCATAAAGGTCCGGTAAAGCCGATACGGAGCATATTGGCTTGCATTCGCGGGCGACATTCCGGCATCGAGCGCGGCTTGTTTCGCTACGGCCAGATAATG
Proteins encoded in this region:
- a CDS encoding OsmC family protein; protein product: MKMTVEVNWDRDGAIFTDKRYSRAHIWRFDGGQVVPASASPHIVPLPYSVEANVDPEEAYIAAISSCHMLWFLSIAAPKRIVVESYTDNATGVMEKVDGKMIVSRVELNPTIIYAGEPPTAEMQAELHHLAHEQCFIANSVKTEITMAR
- a CDS encoding carboxymuconolactone decarboxylase family protein encodes the protein MTNAQRELYDTLQKSWIVFADKIGVKATTEDGSLIGPFNFFLLHPEVTAKLSAFQEAEETNTTLPRRVREIVIITVGAVWGATYELYARGHVAREAGLSDKALAVIASGGIPDDLSDDETIAARLARELATSHRVDDDLYQSAEQVFGRTGLFDIVAVMGVYQTVCAGLALFEVPAPA
- a CDS encoding AAA family ATPase, with the translated sequence MTAFVNQHLESHCHKSASFDTCFHVVTGGPGSGKTTLLKALARQGIPHMPEAGRAIIRDQIEIGGTALPWRNRHAFAELMLSWELRSWHEASRRNGHILFDRGIPDVIGYLRLCDLPVPSHLDTAARRFRYQQVFIAPPWAEIYTQDAERKQTFEESSATYDVMIETYQHYGYTLRELPRTPVEDRTNFVMRSLRGNTSPHKIDA
- a CDS encoding NAD-dependent malic enzyme, whose translation is MFSRQARISGFGAGRRIATTARGYDVLRDPALNKGTAFTRQERAALGLNGLLPPAVTTDMEPQLARAYRAYRAAPTDLAKHIYMWRLHDDNVTLFYALLQRHMMDMLPVVYDPVVGEAIENYSEVMTRPRGVFLSIDDPDSVEERLAAFGAGADDIDLLVASDAEEILGIGDWGSNGIDISIGKLAVYTAAAGVDPHRVVPVILDVGTDNEKLLNDPLYIGYRHSRVRGDAYDAFIDAYVTAARKLFPKAMLHWEDFGSTNVRRILDRYRNTVPTFNDDVQGTGAIVLGALINAVERSGASWADQRVVILGAGTAGVGIADQIRDQMVRHGVGRQDAVRRIWLVDLPGLLTDGMGDDLLDFQRDYARPEAEIAQYPRTPCETLPATETRWPAMAGLRAKIASAPGIIDLATVVKAVHPTILIGTSTTPHLFTEAIVRDMASHVERPIILPLSNPTQLHEATPMQLIEWTDGKVLVATGAPFDDVEHKGVTYTIGQANNAALYPGLGFGTIVSRATTVSDAMIFAAAQAVAGQATDTAPGAALLPSNEDLRETSSVVAVQVARKAIEQGLAQEKPDNVVEAVRERQWWPVYNPVEAV
- a CDS encoding glutathione S-transferase N-terminal domain-containing protein, which codes for MKLYDYPTAPNPRRVRFFVAEKGLTIPTVTVDLAKREQFASTFRVLNPSCTVPVLELDDGTAISEVTVICRYLEELHPDPPLMGDTAEQRAVIGMWDRRMEIDGYLAAMEAVRNSLPGLAGRALVGPHGYAQIPELAARGRQRLADFMADLNIRLRDVPYVAGDAFSIVDITAFVTLNFARDRLKLALLEEAAALHAWFARVVGRRGAQA
- a CDS encoding GntR family transcriptional regulator; translation: MDPKSIFSELQDEIESGELAPGVVLKQELIAERFGVSRQPVRQALDRLLGSGLVVRRPDRSLAVAILSERESAELCDLRAILEVAALEQSLPSLSLSALRKAERLNDELSSEYDPLQILELDQQFHLTLYSGCENTRLLRTITTLRRESRRSTMHQQPGAEERINFFEEHAAIVAACAKRDFEAAAQHLRRHLTQTTARLLSKPTKDRS